ATCATTATCTATTCTGAACAACACCTCCATAACTCCAGAGGCATCATCACGGCTGAGTAACGAAAATTTGGTCTGCGAATGAACAAAACAACCAGATTTGCGGTCTATATCCATCTGGACCTCCGGTGGTGTGCTATCAACAATAACATCGATTATCTGTTCCTTTGATGGGTTGCCAACATTATCTATGGCTTGAAATCCAATTCGGTGACCGCCTTCCTGCGAAATCGAAAATGTGCCGGGGTATTTCTTCCATTCCTCATTATCTATTTTGCATAGAACCTCTGCTACACCAGCGAGCTCATCAATGGCTGTTAATGAAAATCCAGTCTGCGGATGGACGAAACTGCCAAATTTGCGGTCTATATCCATTTTTACCACAGGCGGTGTCTGGTCAACAATGACATTCGTTACCTGTTCCTTTGATTGATTGCCAAGACTATCTATTGCCCGAAATTCAATCTGATGGATACCTTCCTGCGAAATCGAAAATGTGTCTGTGTATCTCTTCCACTCCTTATTATCAAGCCTGTATAATACCTCATCCACACCAGAGGCATTATCACTGGCGATTAATGAGAATTTGGTCTGCGGATGAACAAAACTGCCTGATTTGCGGTCTATATCCATCTGGACTTCTGGTGCTGTATTGTCAACAATGACATCGATTATCTTTTCCTTTGATTGATTGCCAAGGGTATCCATTGCCTGGAATCCAATCTGATGGTTACCTTCTTGAGAGAGTGAAAATGTGCCACTGTAGTTTTTCCATGCCTCGTTATCTATTTTGACTATGAACTCAGCTACACCCGAGGCATCGTCACTGGCGATTAATGAAAATTTGGTGTCCGAACGAACAAAACAGCCTGATTTGTGGTCTATATCCATCTTTATCCCTGGCGGTGTCCTATCCACAATAACATTGACTATCTTTTCCTTTGATTGGTTGCCAACATTGTCTATGGCTTGAAATCTAATCCAGTGACTACCTTCCTGGAAAATGGAAAATGTGCCTGCGTATCTCATCCACGCCTCATTATCAATCTTGACTATGACCTCAGCTACACCCGCGGCATCATCAATACCGATTAATGAAAATTGGGTGTCCGAACGAACAAAACTGCCTGATTTGCGGTCTATATCCATCTGGACATCTGGGGGGGTATTATCAACAATGACATCGATTGTCTTTTCTTTTGATTGATTGCCAACTGTATCTATGGCTCGGAATCCAATCTGATGAATACCCTCCTGAACTATCGAGAACGCTCCTGTGTATCTCTTCCACTCCTCATTATCAATCTTGCATTGCACCTCAGCCACACCCGCGGCATTATCACTGGCGATTAACGAGAATTTGGTTTGTGGATGAACAAAACAACCAGATTTGCGGTCTATATCAATTTTTATCTCCGGTGGTGTGTTATCAACGATGACATCAATCACCTTCTCTTTTGATTGATTACCAACCGTATCTATGGCTCGGAATCCAATCTGATGACTGCCTTCCTGCAAAATCGAAAATGTGCCCGTGTATCTCTTCCACTCCTCATTATCTATTTTGCATTGCACCTCAGCCACACCCGCGGCATTATCACTGGCGATTAATGAGAATTTGGTCTGCGGATGAACAAAATTGCCTGATTTGCGGTCTATATCAATTTTTACCTCTGGTGGCGTGTTATCAACAATAATATCAAGGACATTTTCCTTTGATTGATTGCCAACCGTATCTATAGCCTGGAATCCAATCTGATGACTGCCTTCTTGCAAAATCGAAAATGCCCCGGTGTATTTCTTCCATTCCTTATCATCTATTTTGTATAACACCTCAGCCACACCTGCGGTACTATCACTGGCGGCTAATGAAAATATGGTCTGCGGATGAACAAAACTGCCTGATTTGCGGTCTATATCCATCTGGACCTCTGGCGGTGTCCTGTCAACAATGACATCGATTATCTTTTCTTTTGATTGATTGCCAAGCGTATCTACGGCTCGGAATCCAATCTGATGAATACCCTCCTGAACTATCGAGAACGCTCCCGTGTATCTCTTCCATTCCTCATTATCAATCTTGCATTGCACCTCAGCCACACCCGCGGCACTATCACTGGCGATTAACGAGAATTTGGTCTGCGGATGAACAAAACAACCAGATTTGCGGTCTATATCAATTTTTATCTCCGGTGGTGTGTGATCAACGATGACATCAATTACTTTCTCTTTTGATTGATTACCAACCGTATCTACGGCTCGGAATCCAATCTGATGGCTGCCTTCCTGCGAAATCGAGAATGCGCCCGTGTATCTCTTCCACTCCTCATTATCAATCTTGCATTGCACCTCAGCCACACCCGCGGCATTATCACTGGCGATTAGTGAAAATTTGGTCTGCGGATGAACAAAATTGCCTGATTTGCGGTCTATATCAATTTTTATCTCCGGTGGTGTGTGATCAACGATGACATCAATTACTTTCTCTTTTGATTGATTACCAACCGTATCTACGGCTCGGAATCCAATCTGATGGCTGCCTTCCTGCGAAATCGAAAATGCGCCCGTGTATCTTTTCCACTCTTCATTATCAATCTTGCATTGCACCTCAGCCACACCTGCGGCATTATCACTGGCGATTAATGAGAATTTGGTCTGCGGATGAACAAAATTGCCTGATTTGCGGTCTATATCCATCTGGACCTCTGGCGGTGTCCTATCAACAATGACATCAACCATTTTCTCCATTGATTGATTGCCAACCGTATCTACAGCGCGGAATCCAATTTGATGGTTACCTTCCTGTGAAATCGAGAATGCGCCCGTGTATCTCTTCCACTCCTCATTATCTATTTTGCATTGCACCTCCGCCACACCTGCGGCATTATCACTGGCGGCTAATGAAAATATGGTCTGCGGATGAACAAAACTGCCTGATTTGTGGTCTATATCAATCTGGACTTCTGGCGGTATGTTGTCAACCACGACGATAAACTTATCTATCTCTCCAGAGTTACCAAAGGCATCAACGCCTTTATATTTAATCGTATGAGTTCCTGCTTTGTTAAATGATATTGGCTGATGATAGGTATAAAAATCGTCGTTGTCTATAGCTGCTATGATGCGGACAATGCTGGTATCGGCGTCTAATGGTTTCAGGGTATATTGGCAAGATATGTGGGCATAGAGAATGCTCTCCTTTTTAAATAGGGGGCTATCTGGCACTATTTCCAGCTGTAGTTTTCTAACAATCCTTAATATTCTGGCATTACTGAATTTGCCTTCAAGCCCGGATTTATCAATACTCCTCACACGCCAGTAGTATTTTCCTACGGGTAAGGTTGTAGAAACAACACTTGTTGATTCTGTGCCTTGGACTCTATAGACCACATTATTAAATGCCTCGTCTTTCGCTATCTCAAGGTAATATTTTGCCGCCTCAGGAACAGACTTCCATGAAAAGGTTAGCGTCAGGATACCTGTAATAAAATCATCTACCGGTTTAATTAATTCTGGAGATTTTGGAAGTGGTTTTGGAGGTGATGGTAGTTCTCCTTTGACGGATTGAATTCCAAAGCCGGCAGGGACATTGACAGCTTTGCCAGTAGATGATGCCAGAACCTCTCCTTGAAATACAGATATGCTGGAGAGGCCATCGGGTGTGTATCCTATCTCGAATTCAGTTCCTCTAACCCCGCAAAAGACACCTGGGGTCTCAATCTCAAAATTAGAGCCAGTCGTCTTTGTTCCTTTAAACGACATTTTACCGTGAAGGAGTTTTACCTTTGTATTGACTGCTTTAACCTTTTCCGCATAAACGCTGTGTTTAAGTACCAATGATGTCTCTGGTTTTAGTTGCAGGATACTTTTATCCTCAAATTCAATTTGAGCCGTTGAATCTGGACCCACAACAACCTCATCATGGGGATAGACATTATCTCCTCTACGGAGATTAACATACTTATTTGTCCCAATCCTTTTAATTGTAACATCACCAAATACTTCCGTAACTTTCACCTGTGGCACTTCGGGTATTTTAATCATATCTCCGGGGAGAATAAAATGAGGATTTTTGAGTTTGTTATAATCGGCAATAGCCATCCATAACCACGGAGTCTGCAAATACTTTTCTGAGATATCCCACAATGTATCCCCGTCTTTAGTCTTGTGAATCAAGAGTTCTTGTGCAGAGACTAATGAGACTAAACTAACCATACAGGTTGTAAAAAGAAACATTCTAAAGATTTTCATGATTATTACCTCCTTTTTTGGTAACCGTTCACCACAAGATGCCACAGAGACGCAGAGAAAAAATTAAAATCTATTCACCAGAAACAGAAATTTCCGTAAGCGTTCAGGTGGTGTAAGAAAAGGAGATATGGAAATAAAGGAGATAAGGGGATATATTTAGGAGTTTTTGGTGAAAGGATTAGGGTTAGGAGGCTGGTTTGGTTTAGGGGTTATAAAAGTTAGTCTTTTTGCATAACCATTTTGCCCAATTATCCAGGGAATTTATAATCTCCACATCTCCCCAATCCCCTTATCTCCCTTCTTACACTTCTAATATATAACCTGAACGGTTACAAAAAAAGATATTTTCCTCTCTGTTTCTCTGCGTCTCTGCGGTAAAGGATTACCTGAACGGTTACTAAAAATCTCTTTCCGGAAACATTTTTATCATAGCATATCTTCACTTTTCTGTCAATAAGTTTTTTGCTGTATTTTAAACTTGACAGGAATGCGTGTTATAAGTATAATAAATGAGTAATTGGATAATTGGTAACTAATCACCCGAATAGGGCTTCACGAAATTATAAAGTAAGTAATCGGTTAAATGGTAACTGGTAACTAATTACCATTCACCAGTTACCAATTACCAAAAAAAGGAGGCAAAGGTAAAATGAATATCAGAAAAATAGTAGTTGGGTTAATAGTTTTGTTGTTTATTTTAAGTTCATTGGGAAGACAGGCAGTCAATCTTTACACGGATTGGCTTTGGTTTGGCGGTGTCGGTTTTCAATCTGTATTTGTCCAAATATTGACGACTAAAGTTTTAATTGGGCTAATATGTGGAATCTCCTTCTTCTTATTAACCTTTATTAATCCCTTTTTAGCTAAACTATTTTCTCCAAAAAGAAGGTTATTGATTATTGAGCCAGATTTGTTTGAAATACCCCACAAAGAAGAATTTGCCCCTTTTATAAATAAATTTTTATTAAGTATTATCCTCTTAATGGCTATTTTTGTCGGTTATGGCTCTTCAAATAAATGGGAAGAATACCTCCAATTTATGAATCCGACATCTTTCAATTTATGTGACCCACTTTTCTCAAAAGACATTAGTTTTTATGTTTTTAAATTACCGTTTATCAAGTATGTTTATCAACTGTTATGTTTTAGTCTTGGGTTAGGGATGGTGTTAGTGGTAGGGATTTATCTTTTTGAAGGGGCAATGCGGATAACGACAAGAGGATTACGGTTTGTCCCGGCATTTAAGATTCATATCTCGATATTAGCCAGTTTAATCTTTGGATTGATAAGTTGGGGCATAATATTAAGGATGTATGAATTACTTTACTCACCCAGAGGGGTAGTTTTTGGAGCAAGTTTTACAGATATTCATGCCTATTTACCTGTCCTAAAGATTCTTTTTGTGCTTGGATTGATTACCGGCATATCATTTTTAATGAATATCTTCTTTACTAACTGGAAAATCACTATTGGATTATGTGGACTAATGTTAGTTATCTGGGTATTAGGTGGGAGGATGTATCCTGAGGTTATTCAACGACTTCAAGTTGCTCCTAATGAAATAAGGATGGAAGAACCTTATATAAAACTAAATATTAAATATACTCGGATGGCGTATAATCTTAATAAAATAGAGATAAAAGAATTCCCTGCACAAGAAACCTTGACCTTAGCGGATTTGAAAGCAAATGATATGACCATAAAAAATATTAGACTCTGGGACCAGGAGCCCCTTTTGAGCACTTATGGACAATTACAAGAAATCCGAACATATTATAAATTTGTTGATGTTGATAATGATAGATATGTGATTAATGGTGAATATTCTCAGGTAATGCTTTCTCCACGAGAATTATCTTATGAACATTTACCCAGTAAGATATGGATGAATGAACATCTGACCTACACACATGGTTATGGTGTCTGTTTGGGACCGGTAAATAAAATCTCTAAAGAAGGATTACCTGAATTTATGATTAAAGATATTCCACCAATTTGCCTGACAGACCTTAAATTAGAAAAACCTCAGATTTATTATGGCGAAATACCAAATGAATATTGTTTTGTCAGGACTAATGCAAAAGAATTTGATTATCCTGCCGGGGATAAAAATGTATATACAACCTATACAGGAAGGGGAGATATTCCAGTTAGTTCTTTGTTTCGAAAAGTGCTATTAGCCATAAGATTTCAAGAACCAAAGATATTTTTCTCAACAGAGATTACTAACCAGAGTAAGATAATGTATTATCGAGGAGTAAAAGAAAGGATACAAAAAATCTGTCCTTTTATTAGTTATGACCGGGACCCATATTTGGTTATTGCGGATGGAAAATTATACTGGATTTGTGATGGTTATACCGTGACGAATATGTATCCTTATTCAGAACCAATGTATCAAAAGGCTATTGGCAGGGCAAGTAATTATATTCGTAATTCAGTTAAAGTAGTAATAGATGCTTATGATGGTTTGATGTGGTTTTATATTAGTGATTCAAACGACCCAATTATTCAAACTTATGCCAGAATTTTTCCAGACCTTTTTCTATCATTAGATAAAATGCCTCAGGATTTGAAAAACCACATCAGGTATCCAGTAGATATGTTTGCGGTGCAATCTATGATGTATTGTGCTTATCACATGCAGGATGCACAGGTATTTTATAATAAAGAGGATTTATGGGCTATTCATAAGAAAATGGTGGGAGGTACTACTCAGCAAATGGAACCTTATTATACCATTATGAAATTACGAGGAGAAAAAAAAGAGGAGTTTATCTTGATGATTCCTTTTACCCCGGCTCGTAAGGATAATATGATTGCCTGGTTGGCCGCAAGATGCGATGCCCCTAATTATGGTAATTTATTAGTTTATACTTTCCCTAAGGAAAAGTTAATTTACGGTCCATCTCAAATTGAGGCAAGAATTAATCAAGATGCGGAAATCTCTCAACAACTATCACTCTGGGACCAGCGAGGGTCTAATGTCAATCGAGGTAGTTTATTGGTTATTCCAATTGAGAATTCACTTCTTTATATCGAACCACTTTATTTAGTTGCAGAACAAGGAAAAATTCCTGAATTAAAGCGAGTTATTGTTAGCTTTGGTAATAAAATTGTTATGGCACAAAACTTAGAACAGGCTCTTCAGGAAATCTTTGGTGGCAAGATAATGCCTGCCCAGATTGAAACAAAAAAAGAAGTAATAGAAGAAAAACCTTTATCTATTAAGGAATTGGCGAAACAGGCATCAGCACACTTTCAGAATGCAGAAAAACACTTGCAACAGGGTGACTGGGCAGGTTATGGAGAAGAATTACGCAAACTAAAAGAGGTGCTTAAGCGTTTAGAACATCAATAGAGTGAGAAAAGGAGTAGCGAAATTAGAGATGAAAGAATTAGTCAAACAACTACTTATATCTTTTGGAGAAAATCCTGATAGAGAAGGATTAAAAAAAACACCAGCCAGGGTAGAGGAATCGTTGAAATTTCTGACATCAGGTTATGAGGTAGAAGTTGCAGATGTGTTTAAAGATGCTACCTTTGTCGAGAATTATGACGAGATGGTTTTGGTTAAGGATATTGATTTCTATAGTCTATGTGAACATCATCTCCTTCCTTTTTACGGCAAATGCCATATCGCTTATATTCCGGATAAAAAGATAGTTGGATTAAGTAAATTAGTGAGATTGGTTGAAATATTCAGCCGCAGATTGCAGGTTCAAGAAAGGCTTACCACGCAAATTGCTCAGGCAATAAAAGAACATTTGACCCCATTGGGCGTAGGTGTAGTCATCGAGGCATATCATTTGTGTATGATGATGCGTGGTGTCCAGAAACAAAACTCACAAATAACTACCAGCTCAATGCTGGGGATTTTCCGCCAGAAACAATCTACACGAATGGAATTCTTATCGTTGTTAAAGAAATAGAAGACAGAGCTCATAAGGAAAGAAATAATGACTGGCATTATTTTATGTGGTGGCAAAGGCAGTCGATTAGGCTATAAAAATAAACCTTTACTCAAAATAGGTGAAAAGACTCTTATTGAACGAGTTATTTCCAGATTAAAAGAAGTTTGTCTGGAAGAAATTATCTGCGTCAATGAAACTAATTTTCCCTCGCCACTGTTCACTAACTACCCTTCAGTAATTACTATTCAAGATATAATTCCTCAAAAAGGACCTTTAGTTGGGCTTTACACCGGACTTTGTGTGTCTAAGAATTTTTATAATTTTGTGGTTGCGAGCGATATGCCTTTTATTAGTGTTAATTTAATTAAATATATGAAAGAACAGACAGGCGATGCCGATATTATTATTCCTAAGACAAAAAATGGCATTGAATCCCTTCATGCCATTTATTCTAAAAACTGTTTAGATGTCCTCAGACAAAAAATAGATAATGAAAAACTTGCCATTTCGTCTATTTTTAGTGAACTAAAGGTAAAATATATCCTCGAAGAAGAAATCCTTAAATTCTCCATTCCGGAGATTGCCTTTTTTAATATTAATACTGAAAAAGACCTATCAAAGGCAGAAAGATTAGCTAATGAATTCGAAAAATAAGTGTAACTATTCACCGCAGAGACGCAGAGACGCAGAGAAAAAAATTAAAAACTATTTGTCATACGTTTCATTCCATCTCTGATTTTCATCAGAGCAAACTTTTTAGGACTGACATATCATGATTGATTAACAAATTTGGTTTTGATGTCCTATGTATTAGCATGAGTGCCTCAATAATCTTTTCTGTTATCTGATTTATTTCCATGTCTTCTCTGCGAACTCTTGCGTCTCTGCGGTAAATTACCCCCTGCTACGAATTTTCAGCCAGAAGTTTAGCCGAACGGTCACGGACAAATTTAACCTCTGGATTTGAACCCGGGTCAATATGCTTCATGATAGAATAACAGAAAGTTGTATCTGCCCATAATTGCCCAAGGATTGCCGAATGACTAAGTGTTGGAGCACCTGGGATACTAATCAATAAGGTTGGCATTAATTCAGCAAAACGAGTGTAGTTTGCCCGAGCAAGAATTACCTCTTCATCTCCATACTGAAGTCCAGCATGAGCAGGATTGATAGGGTCAATTTTACGCAAGACCATTGGAGGAAGATTTTCACTATAAAAATTTGTCCGAAGGAGAAAAAATCCTATTTTCGTCTTATAGTTGGCAAGAATTCCCTCAATATTCATATGTGAATCGCGTGGTAATCCAAAATAGCGTGAGCAAAGAAAATCATTACCATTTTTGTTGACTCCTTCATTCCAGAACTGAATAAACTCATCTGCTGAAAAAGAAAGAGATTCATCATTGCACCCTAAGTAAATATGGTTGGTTTTATTAAGCAATTGGTGAAGGTATAGAAATTTTGCCAGGACCATTGGTAGAGAAAAATGGTTAGAAATATCAAAATATTGAATAGCAGTTTCAATTTCCTTCCAATATGATAGCGTATTCATTCCCGCGATATGCATTGGGGCAAGTAAAATTGGTGTTTTATTTCGGCCAAAACGTCCAGACACTTCATCAGGAAGTGAAAGAACCAAATTATTATCTCGTAGTCCAATCTCACGAAGTGGGCCGGAATTCGCAAACACTATACGAGAAGCATTTCTCGGTGTATACTCATGAATTTTAATGGTTTCTTCAGTTTTTCCGCTACGAGAAAATTCCAGAAATAAAGTATTCTCAACTGATGAATCCTGAGGAAGAAAACTCAATTGTCTGGGAGAATTTATAATTAGCCAGGTAGTTTTGCGGTTGGGATTGTTATTATTAATATATGAAACCAGATGATTAAATTGTTCATTTGCACCAATTCCTGAATTAATGATATAGCGTGGATACCTTGATTTAAAATGCTCTGAAATATAACGCTCAACTTTGGGAGCGTCAAGACTCATATACTCATTATAGTATTTAAAAACATCTTGCCGATAAAGTTTTACAAGAGGGTCATTTATTGTTTTTTCAGCACTACTTTGAAAGAGTTCAATTACCACTGAATAGAGATTTTTAGGTATCAATAATGGACTGTTCAATGGCGGTGCAGATTCTATTGAAAATAAATGTGGGAAAGGATTTAATCGTTCCATACCTTCGCAAAGAACAATTTCTTTGGTTTCTTCAAATGAAATGCTATCTTTAACATCTTCTAATTTAGACTGGGCAACAATATCACTCAATCCTAACTCGCATAACAAAGACTCTGTCTCTTCAGAAGTTGTCCGTAATGCTTCTGATAGATTAGAGATTAATATCTTTGGTGATAAAGCCCCTCGAACAGCCTCCCAGAGATTTTCTTCTTCTAATCCCTTATCCTTAACTTTATAGATTAGTTCTTTTATGAGATTATTTAAATTAGATTCCTTTTTCATACAAATTTTACTCCCGTCCATAAATATCTTCATATCTCTCAATATCATTTTCATCTGCATATCCGAAGGATATCTCTAATACTCTTCCTTTTTTGCCAAGCGATGAAAGGCGGTGTTTCATATTTCTTAAGATGACAATCTCATCTCCTGGTTTTGGCTTTATAATTTTATCCTCTAACTCCACCTGTAGTCCATCGTCAATAATGACCCATAGTTCATCTCTTTTTTTATGAGATTGTCTACTCAACATTTGATTTGGTTTGACGGTGAGAATTTTAACCGTGCATTCCTCATTATGGGCATATTGTTTAAAATTGCCCCATGGTCTAATATCCTGTATAATTTTTTTTCTAATATCATCTTCTCTTAAACTCATTTTGTATCCTCACCCTCTCTTTTGAAAAAAACATCGTTGTCATATTATACCACAATTTCAATCTATGTCAATTGAAATTTTATACATACACTAAAATTTGGTAACCGTTCAGGCTATATATCAAAAGTGTAAGAAAGGGGATAAGGAGATAAGAGTGATATGGAGATAAGATAATAGAATATAGATTGAAATTTATAGAAATAGGTAGAAATTGATTGTGGAAAACAACAAATTTCCATAAATTTCTATTAATTTCAATTTTTGTCGTGCTCTTCGTGGTGAATAGTTACCCAGGGGATTATTGTTTGCCTTTACCAGACAACTGATTGAGGTAGATAATATCCTGAAAAACCTGTCTCAACCTTACCAAATCCGCCTGGATTCTTCTTAGAACTGCTACCTTATTTTGTTCCAGCAACCCCTCTTTTTCCCTCTTTAATCCATATCATATTTTTATCATATTGACAATCTTTTTTTTGACTCCAATATTTTGATATATCAGGAGACACAGGAGAGAACTGTCCTTTTTAATGTCCC
The bacterium genome window above contains:
- a CDS encoding molybdenum cofactor guanylyltransferase, with product MTGIILCGGKGSRLGYKNKPLLKIGEKTLIERVISRLKEVCLEEIICVNETNFPSPLFTNYPSVITIQDIIPQKGPLVGLYTGLCVSKNFYNFVVASDMPFISVNLIKYMKEQTGDADIIIPKTKNGIESLHAIYSKNCLDVLRQKIDNEKLAISSIFSELKVKYILEEEILKFSIPEIAFFNINTEKDLSKAERLANEFEK
- a CDS encoding phosphomannose isomerase type II C-terminal cupin domain; amino-acid sequence: MSLREDDIRKKIIQDIRPWGNFKQYAHNEECTVKILTVKPNQMLSRQSHKKRDELWVIIDDGLQVELEDKIIKPKPGDEIVILRNMKHRLSSLGKKGRVLEISFGYADENDIERYEDIYGRE
- a CDS encoding Ig-like domain-containing protein, which produces MKIFRMFLFTTCMVSLVSLVSAQELLIHKTKDGDTLWDISEKYLQTPWLWMAIADYNKLKNPHFILPGDMIKIPEVPQVKVTEVFGDVTIKRIGTNKYVNLRRGDNVYPHDEVVVGPDSTAQIEFEDKSILQLKPETSLVLKHSVYAEKVKAVNTKVKLLHGKMSFKGTKTTGSNFEIETPGVFCGVRGTEFEIGYTPDGLSSISVFQGEVLASSTGKAVNVPAGFGIQSVKGELPSPPKPLPKSPELIKPVDDFITGILTLTFSWKSVPEAAKYYLEIAKDEAFNNVVYRVQGTESTSVVSTTLPVGKYYWRVRSIDKSGLEGKFSNARILRIVRKLQLEIVPDSPLFKKESILYAHISCQYTLKPLDADTSIVRIIAAIDNDDFYTYHQPISFNKAGTHTIKYKGVDAFGNSGEIDKFIVVVDNIPPEVQIDIDHKSGSFVHPQTIFSLAASDNAAGVAEVQCKIDNEEWKRYTGAFSISQEGNHQIGFRAVDTVGNQSMEKMVDVIVDRTPPEVQMDIDRKSGNFVHPQTKFSLIASDNAAGVAEVQCKIDNEEWKRYTGAFSISQEGSHQIGFRAVDTVGNQSKEKVIDVIVDHTPPEIKIDIDRKSGNFVHPQTKFSLIASDNAAGVAEVQCKIDNEEWKRYTGAFSISQEGSHQIGFRAVDTVGNQSKEKVIDVIVDHTPPEIKIDIDRKSGCFVHPQTKFSLIASDSAAGVAEVQCKIDNEEWKRYTGAFSIVQEGIHQIGFRAVDTLGNQSKEKIIDVIVDRTPPEVQMDIDRKSGSFVHPQTIFSLAASDSTAGVAEVLYKIDDKEWKKYTGAFSILQEGSHQIGFQAIDTVGNQSKENVLDIIVDNTPPEVKIDIDRKSGNFVHPQTKFSLIASDNAAGVAEVQCKIDNEEWKRYTGTFSILQEGSHQIGFRAIDTVGNQSKEKVIDVIVDNTPPEIKIDIDRKSGCFVHPQTKFSLIASDNAAGVAEVQCKIDNEEWKRYTGAFSIVQEGIHQIGFRAIDTVGNQSKEKTIDVIVDNTPPDVQMDIDRKSGSFVRSDTQFSLIGIDDAAGVAEVIVKIDNEAWMRYAGTFSIFQEGSHWIRFQAIDNVGNQSKEKIVNVIVDRTPPGIKMDIDHKSGCFVRSDTKFSLIASDDASGVAEFIVKIDNEAWKNYSGTFSLSQEGNHQIGFQAMDTLGNQSKEKIIDVIVDNTAPEVQMDIDRKSGSFVHPQTKFSLIASDNASGVDEVLYRLDNKEWKRYTDTFSISQEGIHQIEFRAIDSLGNQSKEQVTNVIVDQTPPVVKMDIDRKFGSFVHPQTGFSLTAIDELAGVAEVLCKIDNEEWKKYPGTFSISQEGGHRIGFQAIDNVGNPSKEQIIDVIVDSTPPEVQMDIDRKSGCFVHSQTKFSLLSRDDASGVMEVLFRIDNDEWKRYNAAFSIALEGSHQIEFRVADNIGNQSKEKVVNVIVDNTPPEIKIEIDRKSGCFVHPHTRFSIITSDNASGVAEVLCKIDDEEWKKYDATFSIAQEGRHKIRISAIDT
- a CDS encoding UPF0182 family protein, which produces MNIRKIVVGLIVLLFILSSLGRQAVNLYTDWLWFGGVGFQSVFVQILTTKVLIGLICGISFFLLTFINPFLAKLFSPKRRLLIIEPDLFEIPHKEEFAPFINKFLLSIILLMAIFVGYGSSNKWEEYLQFMNPTSFNLCDPLFSKDISFYVFKLPFIKYVYQLLCFSLGLGMVLVVGIYLFEGAMRITTRGLRFVPAFKIHISILASLIFGLISWGIILRMYELLYSPRGVVFGASFTDIHAYLPVLKILFVLGLITGISFLMNIFFTNWKITIGLCGLMLVIWVLGGRMYPEVIQRLQVAPNEIRMEEPYIKLNIKYTRMAYNLNKIEIKEFPAQETLTLADLKANDMTIKNIRLWDQEPLLSTYGQLQEIRTYYKFVDVDNDRYVINGEYSQVMLSPRELSYEHLPSKIWMNEHLTYTHGYGVCLGPVNKISKEGLPEFMIKDIPPICLTDLKLEKPQIYYGEIPNEYCFVRTNAKEFDYPAGDKNVYTTYTGRGDIPVSSLFRKVLLAIRFQEPKIFFSTEITNQSKIMYYRGVKERIQKICPFISYDRDPYLVIADGKLYWICDGYTVTNMYPYSEPMYQKAIGRASNYIRNSVKVVIDAYDGLMWFYISDSNDPIIQTYARIFPDLFLSLDKMPQDLKNHIRYPVDMFAVQSMMYCAYHMQDAQVFYNKEDLWAIHKKMVGGTTQQMEPYYTIMKLRGEKKEEFILMIPFTPARKDNMIAWLAARCDAPNYGNLLVYTFPKEKLIYGPSQIEARINQDAEISQQLSLWDQRGSNVNRGSLLVIPIENSLLYIEPLYLVAEQGKIPELKRVIVSFGNKIVMAQNLEQALQEIFGGKIMPAQIETKKEVIEEKPLSIKELAKQASAHFQNAEKHLQQGDWAGYGEELRKLKEVLKRLEHQ
- the folE gene encoding GTP cyclohydrolase I FolE, with product MKELVKQLLISFGENPDREGLKKTPARVEESLKFLTSGYEVEVADVFKDATFVENYDEMVLVKDIDFYSLCEHHLLPFYGKCHIAYIPDKKIVGLSKLVRLVEIFSRRLQVQERLTTQIAQAIKEHLTPLGVGVVIEAYHLCMMMRGVQKQNSQITTSSMLGIFRQKQSTRMEFLSLLKK